Within Scleropages formosus chromosome 24, fSclFor1.1, whole genome shotgun sequence, the genomic segment TCAAAAGGCAGGATGTGCTGCAGTAACCACAGAGGGAGCGAAAGTCCTGTCCGTTCCCATAACTGTAAAGGTTTGTGATGTTAAACAAAGAAGAGCTCAAGCTGAAGGCCTCGCTGAGTCGAAGCACTTGACTGAGCAATTCCATTTTTTGGTTTCCATCTGGGAATTTCAGTCCTGCCTGCATAATTTCATAGCATTGGACGGTTTACCCTCACACTAGTGTAAATTGTCCTGAAGAACCATGCATGTTGTCAAATAAAATGCTGCACGTCCccaaaatgtataaaacacagagtctgaaaccaccagtcccaagcagggctgcggcgagccggagcctaacccggcaacacgggacataaggctgaaggggaggggacacacccaggacgggacgccagtctgccacaaggcaccccaagcgggactcgaaccccagacccactggagagcaggactgtggtccaacccactgcaccaccgcgcccccatcaCCCCCTATACATAAAACTGTATTgtcaattaaattatttttttcaagctTTTACTCAGGGCAAATTGgatataaatatgaattatgaattttggaagacatttaattttttgcaggtAATCAAGACATATTGGGTATATATTCTTACATATTGTGATTTAATGACGATGTACATTATTCTTTCAAAAAAATCCCCAGTTTTGGTTGGAGCCACGTTTTTCTTGACAGGGAGGACGCAACAGAATAGATTTAAGAGGATTTTGTGAGTTTTTGGCAGCATCGTCTCATTGGAAACACCATTCGGCCCACAAGCTGGACTGTGTCTCTGTAGTTTAGTGGTGGAGCTCCTGGTCTGTTCTTGTGGAGGTCAAAAAGATGGTCAGCTCACATTTAAAACCAGACTATAAATAGATTTACTGCAATATTCTCCAGATAAAACACATCATATGACCTTAACATCGTTGTGTTTTGTCAAGGGATTGTAATAACTGCATTTCAACCTTAACATTAGTGAGTTCAAGATTTCTTTTTGATCTCACATGCATGCCGTTTTTTCCATTACGAGatcatttaatgtaattattaaatttCCTGAACTGAACACATTGTTCCTTTCCTGATAATTTTCCATCTCACTTGACATGTCAGAACAATTGTTCTGTGAGCTTGTTCTGTGTGATCAATGTGTcccacatttttatattttacgttttttttttttttaattcaccagattttcaacacattttagATGGCCAGTTTAAATgaagtttaaattaaattaattaaaagctaAAACTTTGTTTAAACTAGTGAAACCACCTACTGATGTCATCCACAACTTTTCttattcatctgttttttttcccccatagcATTCCTGTAATATTTTAGTGTCTCAGATTagaatgtaaattatatttcaggTCCatgtactttaaaatgtaatatataaaactactttcaaattttcttttctcattattGCTACACCTACTGTTATTATGAGGGTATATTGAAACTAGAAAGTATTGTATGTTTTGGTCATTCTTTCTTCCTTATATACTCATGCACCATTTCCAGTGTGTATGTCATGATGTTGTACAGCATACTGGTTGTTTATGGGAGCTGCATTTAGGGCCAGTCCTTTTTAGGTACACAGTAATTTGGCTGTGGTCACACAAAGGAGCTGCTGGCTTGCTCTGCATAATGTGCACTAAAAGAGAATGGGTCAAGGACTGTGATCACATATaatctgcttttcatttgcCAAGAGCTGCAGGTGTTTCTTCTCAGAGTCACCTTCTGTCCTTCCAGTGCCTTGGCACAGGCCTAAAAAGAGGTGCAGCAACTATCCACTATTTTAGCACATAATGTCCTCTGAACTGTTCTGTCATGTCAATGAAAAATTTATCCCAAGTACAAATACTtgaatgtacatgtaatttaatgtatatacatatgcattACATGGACAGTAATATATATTAATGAAGCGTTCCCTAGAAACTGTAAGCACCATGATCGTTGAATCCTCACAGAACAGAAGTCATTCTACAAAATGTGCTACGTGGCCTGCTCGGTTCACTGGTGCCTTTACGTTATTTACCAGCACAATCACAACACACCCAGGCACAAAACAGAGTATCACATTCTCCTCCCACATACAAGCAAACAAAGCAAATGCAAATGGACATTTTACAAGTCAAAGTGCACGAGGAGAGTGGGCCATGGTGCAGAAGAGTCTGGGCGGATGTGCCGCTCTCACTGGTCCAGTAGCACAGGGACAGTCACACCTAATCAAAGCTCAGTAGCATATGgcagaaacacagcagtatGCATGCAAGTGAAATGACCCTCGCAAAGAGATGTCTGCCAAAGCCCAAAGTGGTTGAAACCAATGGATATGTACTATAAGGCACCTGCTCTTATAAACTCTCTTACAAATGCACATCTATACACGTCTTGACGCTGATCACTGACCAACAGACGTACCTGTCTCAGGTAGCGCTCTTTTCACTGATTCCTTAGTGTTTGTATCATTGCCATAGAGAGCTGGGAGGGGCAGTGGTGGACACACCCTCCAATATTTACAAAGGCTCCTATTACTAAGATAAAGGCTGTGTGACTTATGAATCACTCACAATGTGCCCCcagtacattttttcatttaacagatgcttttctccaaagtgacatacagtagtTATTATGTGGTATTTAGCAGAgacctttattcaaggtgaaGAACAATGTTAGAGACACCGCACTAAACTCCTTAtaagtcattcacccatttattcatCATGGGAATGTAGAAAACATACACagtgtgggcaatttagagtcgctATTTTATCTGAtagtggcgcagggggttgggcctgtgcctgctggaagaggggtctggggttcgagtcctgcttagggtgccttgagatggactggtgtcctgtcctgggtgtgtccccctccagccttgcctgtgctgctgggttaggctctggcttgccgcgaccccgcatgggataagtggtttcagactgcgtgcaTGTATTTCATctcaaacacatctttggactgtgggaggaagcacATGCAGACCAAGccgggatcaaacccacattcggTCTAACAGCTTAGGCACTATGAGAGACCAGAGCTACCTGTTGCATCACTACTGCTCCAGTTGTTGACTCAACTGTTTTTGTCATTGAAGTAAAGCCTTTTTGATTCCCTGAAGCAAACCTGAAAATGTTGCCAGATTTTCCAGTACAAGTCATATTAGCACCCAGTGATTGCAACTATTTCTTAGAGACTTATGGCCTAGAGGACTGAATCGAAAGTCCTGTCGCACATGAGTTACCACATTGACTATATGTGTGCCTTGTGGTCTCCTCTTCACTTACAAGACTCCTACAGACGTTCCTACACAGATTGTGTGGATCTGACTTCCTGGGCCATTTGCGTGATCTTCTGGAGATTATAAGACATGATTTCACTCTTGGgataaaatgtcactttatttTCAGCCCTAGTGAACATTCCACTAGGATGACATTATACTTTCAAATTTACACCAGTAAACATCCCAGTTTACTTACACTCCTTGGAAAACATTACATTCTATTTTTACTtgacagaaattttatttttgcctttactCTGGAGGAACATTTtgactactgtttttttttagatgacaaaaatgatgtacagtatatagatccccccacacacacacacaacattgtACACATTGCACTTTTATGTAACCTTTAATATGTAATATTGGACTACACACATTATAtcccactttattttattatttattctttcctgttttcatcatcatatacatatattcctCATATTCCTGGAGTGTGTTCCTAGTTTCTGCTTGTTTGCATTGCCTTATTTACCTGTACCgtggacagtcggaaaagcatttcactgcacgtcgtactaagcatggctgtgtatgtgacaaagaaaaacttgaaacttgaaacattATTCAGTATATTTACAACTGTTCATGTGAGATCTTGCTGTATGTAAAGCAGCAGCCTTTACTTCTGAGCTTCatcttaaatgtaaatcagtgcagTTTTTTCATGGTTTTAATACTTTTTCATCATGGTTAAatatcatttaattttcttaagCTTTGGACTCTTTTACAATATCATTTCTCTTTGTATCTACTGCAAAAATCCAGATGTTATGGTACACCTGTACAACAGttagtttttattaaaacctttattcagtGGGCAGCTGCATGTCAGAGAGTTGCAGatgcttgaaaaaaatatattcttacTCTACAAAACTGCAATAGTAGGAAGCTATCAATGTCAAGATAGAAGATAGAGTTACCTTCTGcaaatttttgcatttgaatgTAAAGGACAATGGATTTTCTATGTTTAATATTCTGTAATTTATCATATAAACTCCAAACACGGACTTCCTGTGAATTCACAAATATCCTTAATAGGTGATTCCAATTCATAAAGTTTTTAAACATGTCTAATGAACTTTTTATAGAGGTTTGGGAGAAAGGGAGTTcagttttataatattttgatGGTGGTTTCAAATTAATAGTTTAAGGTTAATCTttgcagtcactttggagaaaagcatctgttaagaCAAAAAATGTTTAGGAGAAGAAAATTTTGCACATCCTCATAATTACAGACATTCCCCATGCTTGAGTGAACTCTGCAGGCTCCAATTTCCTGCTCAAGCATCACAGTTGAAACCCTGCAGATTTCACTGACCGTTGTTTAGCTGTGTATCATGGCGTCATTATATTCCAGAAAGGAAATATTAGGAGTGCACAGAAGACAGCTTGTTTGGAGTTCATATATTGGGCTAATATCTTGAGTACAAAGTAGAATTGAGCTGAGCTGAAGAGGAGGTGGGGTGTTGACGATCCTTTTTTGGTGCTCTTTGCTTCTCATTTTCTTGCACCATCCTCTCATCAACTTATTATTATCTCAGTCTCTTTCagattttcttctttcctctttcCCCTCATTCCTCCTGGCCATGTCCCCCTTTCCCTCATGCCTTTCCCTTCACCCTCAAATGAAGTTTCCGCCTCAGTAATCCAGTGAGCCACAGAGGCCTGTTTTGGGACACTCCTATTCTTTCATTCTAGGTCGAGCAAAGGCTGTACTCTGGGGAGGGGTTGATGAGGGTCCCATATGAAGCTCCATTCTATCCATCAATTGTGTGTGAACTTCACCCTTGAAAAGCATCACCTGTATTATGGATTGAAACGGAAAAATACTCTGAGCCAACTGTAAATTTACTGTCAGCTAGGACACCAAGTTATTTAGCGGTTAAGAACAAAGGGTTAAAATACTAATGTTGTGAGACTGAATCCCAAAAACGTCCTTGAGGTGTGTAATCTGAATTGCCCTAGCATCATGCAAGTTTTGTGAATTTGTACACCTGAAAGCTGCTTTCCGGAAAAGCATCAATTTGGcagcaaaacaataaatgtcagGTGCTAGTTGTCTTCTGGgcaaaattattcttttaaacTCATAAATGTTTTCCTAGGTTTTGGCATCTCAAACCATATCTGCTTGGTGTTACACATCTGCACcttaagttaaaaataaaatgaggagAAATGAAGTGTGCAGACTGTGATATGAgaatgagaaatgagaagagtGTAACTGATTCTGCTCTCTTCAAGAGGTGGGAGAGTGGAAGCCACTCCCATGGGAGCAATTCCAAGTCTCTGCAGAGGCAAGATTTTCCATTCCTGGGGTGTACCATCCCAGCTGTCATCAGAGGTAGATTTATTACAAGTCTAATACAACTATCACTCGCCAGGCCTGGCAAGCTTCAGCAAGTCCATATTCCCCTGAAAAGGATCTCTCTGGATTCTTCATAATTGATTTAAATTACTCCAACTTACATTGAACCAGAAGTGGAAAGCATATGCTAAGTAGGCCATTAATGTTCTACTTGTCCTGAGCTGACTGCACAGCTGAAAAATCTCCCTGTCTATGAAGAATGCAATAATTAGCTGGGTTATTTCTCCATAAACATCAGTAGCAGTCTTGTGTTCTCTTAAAACCACATATTCTGTGCATGGGGCGCAAGAATATGCCACCTGCAcccagttattcatttagtgaaCGGTATAAGAGCAAGAGCTCAACCCGACAAAGTATGAAAGCTCAACccatttttatgtctttgtatGGTGAAGGGTGCTGCAGATTTCATGCTTTCATTCATTAGATGCAATGGGTTTAGGGTTAAAGTTAATAGCAATCAAGAAGAAACAGCTCAACATGGGAAATTTCTTAGCACTTTTGCAGATCTTGTTCATCCCAGAATGCAACAACTGCTGTACCCATCGTCTGTCTGTGAGcagagaaaatggaaatgtgccATTTCACCTGAAGCGGGGAGCTGAAAAACCGGTTATCCGTTCATTTCTGAAGAGCACTATCCCTGCAAAACAAACTCCTATGACAGCCTTTTGAAAATCCCCGGTTTAAGCATAGAGGTCCTTCCAAGGAAAGGTGTCTTGTTAGGACAATGGTCTGGAATGCTAACTTGGAAGCTGGCTAGGCTTTTCTCAATGGAAGGAGCTTGTTAGTTAAATGCTGTAAAACTACATTGGTGTTGTTGCATTTGGCTCCAACATGTTTGCCAGTCAATGTCTTGTGAGggtgtagggggtgcggtggcgcagtgggttggaccgcagtcctgctctccggtgggtctgtggttcgagtcccgcttggggtgccttgcggtggactggcgtcccgtcctgggtgtgtcccttccccctcctgagttgccgggttagactctggttccccgtgaccctgtatgggacaagcggttctgaaaatgtgtgtgtgtgtcttgtgagGGCATGTTGTTCTTAGTACAGTGCTTGAATGATTACTCTTCCTGTCTCTGTCAACACTCTACTTTTGATTCTGATTCAGTTCTACCCTCTCTCATACAGCCACTATGGGACTTATACATCTCGGGATGGTCTGCATGCTGCAATGTCCAACAGCTATCTTGCTTACTGTGTCAATGATTTTTTTAGTTTGTGAACCTTCTAGTTCAAACCCAGTCTTTTGAATGATTTATGACAGTACTCTAGTATGTGCGTTCTCTGACCCCAAGCAGCGTGCCATACACCTCTTAGATCAGTGGGTTTCAGAGCCAGTATTCTCAGTGCATTACCCTCTGCAGCAGCAAATCCAAAACAACATTCCCTCACACACTGAATTGCTGAAGGCTCCCCTATTATGCTGGAGCTCAGGGGTGTGGAGCGTGGAGGAGCACAGCCCTGTAAATCATCAGAGTTAGGGGGCGCAGGGCAGATGTGCATTCTTCAAAGAGATGGATGTTCCCAGGCACGCCCAAATTTTCTCCCCATGAAGGTAGGGTATTCCTTGTCCTCGCTGTTAGCACTACTTCATAGAGCAATACACTAACAGCGGGTTTCCAGTTATCCATGAAACTAAGGGAGCCGACAGACCTGCACTGTTCTGTTGGCTTGGACAGGAAATCCGACAGTGGCCATGAACATTGTGGGAGCATGAGCTGCTGAATCTTCATGCTCAGGCCTCCAGCAGCCTTGAATGAATAAGTAGAGGGTGTTGGAGAAGCAGATTTACTGGATAGCATCGCTATTTTTCTCCACCTCCCCAGCATCCTTCACCTACACTGTCTGAAGGCAGCAAGAGTGGGGCTGAACATTGACCGTCATGTGTTTTCCTGAGTTCCTTCCTTCCCTGCAGCTCTACGTACTTGCCATTGGGCCGCTTTCTCTACATTCCCTTACAGCTACATATAAAACAGCAAATAGATacagtagtatagtggttagaggcgtTCCTTCTTCTTAAAGGAaatccaactcctgctgtagtgctcttcaTCAAGGTACATAGGCTGAACTGatccagtacaaattacctggctgtgtaaaagggtaaacaattgtaagctaCTTAGGACACAAACCtaatatcatttattcatttcgctgatgattttctccaaaacaacttgcagcattgaactacctacaattatttacccttcgatacagctgggtagtttttttactggagcaattcaaagtaagtcccttgctcagttggaatacagctggaggtaggattcaaacctgcaatctttgggtccaaaagcagagcTCTTTACTTtaaatttggcaaaaaaaaaaaaaaaacagaaattattctatattttaaaatattctaattttattattatttatcttattattatttattactgttatttaaatttagagataattctacatttacaggagcagcaggagaatGGGAAAGAATTCCCACTCTCtttgtagcacccttgaacaaggtgcggACCCTttaatatgtattaaatatacCTAAATCTCAGGTTACTGTGACATGATATTGTAACAGAAGGGAGGCCGAGACGGTCACGAGCAGTGCTTGTTACGGGGTTTTATTAATGGGTAGATGGGTCAGGGGACAGAGGGACAAGGGGGAAaagggggcacagggaactggtgtcgGGGGGGTGGTGCTCCAGGTGTGGGATCGAGGGCAGTGTGCTCTCGCTCGTGCTTCCTGGGACTCTGGCTTCGTCTCCGGGGTCCAGGCTCCACGCTCTCTCCCTCACTGGTCCACCtgagggaagaaatagaggaccTGATTAGAATCCGGTGCTGTGACTCCGCCCCCCCTCCGGCTGACCCTTAGCCCACCCCGGCGTGCGACACCAAAAATGGAAGCTTCAGGTTTTTTTTAGGAAATGCTAccaattttcttaaaatactaCAACCATTTCACATGCATGaatctaaaaaaatattactctgGGTTAATGGTTATACTGAAATTTACAAGTATCTGTGTTTGTTGGACCTACTGTAAAGTTTAGTATCGATCAAGTAACTGTAAGAAGTTCAGTCAAGTAACTACCAACAAGACCTTAAAACATACATTAATGACCTTTGGACTGATGTCTCGTCCCCATTTACATTGTCTTGATTAATTTATGTTCCTTTTGTCCTAGCTgacttttatcattattatttgtatatGGATATACTTTAAAACTGATCCGTGTGCCGGTCATCACTGTTGACACTGCTATGCTGCCTTATGCTGATGgaatgtttcctttgtttcaggATGAGAATGAGATTCCCTCTAGTGTGTTTGTCAAGGACTCCGTGCGCAACTCTCAAGTTGTGGACCAAGAGGCTCCAGGAGTGGATGCAAACTATTGCCAGGAAGAAGGGATGCATACCATCAGCCTTTCTTCTGatgaggaggctggacccaatgGGGAAGAGGATCCTGAGGAAGCTCTGGCCACCCGGGAGTTGAGCAGTGAACGTGCTGAGTGGTCTCGTGCAGAGCGCCTGAAGCGCTCCAGCTTGAAGAAGGTTGATACCCTAAAGAAGGCCTTCTCACGTCAGAGTATTGAGAAGAAGATGAACAAAATCAGTACCAAAATTGTCTCCCCTGAGCAGCGGGAAAAGATTAAGAAGAGCTTCACACCCAACCACCCGAAGAGCCCCAGCTCCAGGAGCTCCTCATTCAAAGTGTCTGCACTCACCTTCAACGTAAAGAAGGAGCGGAGTGGGGAAGCTTCACCTACGACTGCATCTGCAGGACCTAATGGAAGCACAGATGAGGGCCACCCTATCATCAAAGCAGAATCCCACCCGCCGTCATCACCGGAAGAAGTGAAGGCAACCATCCTGTTGCATCATGATGAGGATCACCCCACAAGTTACTCTGCATGTAGCTTGGAGGGTGAGTTATCCATCACAGAAAATGGCAACACTGAAGAGGGCTTGTCCACCACTCTGCAGCAACCAGATCAGGACAAGGAAGAAGAGCCAGAAGTCAAAGAGGATGTGGAGGCCCCCAAGCAAAAGGAGAGTCACGTGGAAGGAGTGGTCCAGTCTGAGGGGCTTTCTGTGGAGTAATTTTCCCAATGTCCCTCCTGCCCCCTTTTTCCTCTAGCACCTTTatactaccccccccccccccccccaagcagcaCCCAGCAGCCTTCATCACAGATCTAGAACAGCTTGCTATTCTCTACACAACCTCACCTCTCAAGGCACCATATACTTAGTGTGCCTGGTGCTTCTGTTCCTGTCAAAGTCAAATCTGACTAATACCCACTGTTCatcaaaacaagcaaatacatcTATGTCCATGGTCCTCCACTCCCAAACCTTTGAAGCTGTACCAGATACTTCTGAGTTTTCTGGCAACAAAAAGCATGTGATTTCTCAGCCAACTGTCAAAAAATGTAGGGTTTTGACAATGCCAGAAAGATACACACTTGGAATCCCTGTGCTTCTCCTACTGCTGCCAGCTGAATGGAGGAGAGAACTGCATGTTCTGCCTTGTCCTTTTCCAACATAATGTACTTCATCTTACCCTAGTGTACTACTATGACCACCATACAGCAAGACTCCATGAAGTGTATTTTAAAAGGGCATTTGCCCAATTTTACACCTTTCCGTCAGAAAACTGTTATCTCAAGTTGAATGGGAAAGGTAACGTAGTGCGACCAGATGTGGaatgcaccaccacacacctcAAGGTCTCATGATAAGGTCCATCTTGAGTTGGTTAACGTAGCCTCATACATTGTTTAAGAAAGCCTTCTGCTGCAATGTAGTGGCATTCACTGCATGATCCACATAGTCTGTATCTTCAAGTCTTAGATGGGAAACATGTTAGACAGCCTCTGCCTCACACTGCAAAAGGTAAATGATGTAGCAAGACCTGGGCCATCtccaaatgttttattaattcccATACTCAAAACTGActtagtttttttcttcagttttgtaAGGCTTCTGTTATTTGCATGACCATTGTGCATCTTGACAgttcagaagaaaaacaaattcctGTTATCTCAAAATACAGCAAACATGTAACTTTGATAGActcaaaatacagtaaacatttaacTTTGATAGACATCTTGCTTTTGGAAGAGTTCACTGGCAGGCTTTTTTGACCTGTTGATCCTTCCTGCACAGTACTGAGCACATGTGCAAAACCTGCTGGATCTTAAAAGCATTGCACATGCTGCCTATTGATGGATCGGTGAAGAGCCAGACATGCCTGTTGATGGTGTGCCTAAAAAATACCATGgatgcattaaaaattcagaaaagcACAAGAATATATACACCTTGGAGTTCAAACTGAATCATCTGTTCTTAACTTATGGCAATTACATCACTGCAGGTATTATACCTCatgaatacacatacatacacatggCGGAGTATGAGGAAAGATGCATCTCGGGAGTTCTATATGTTGCAGTGTCAGGAGGACAGAACAACAGCTGTGTCCCTGAAACCACTGCAGGTAATAGAGAATGGCTAATTCCCCAAATAGGGGTGATTAATGGGAGACTGACAGATCAGCAAGCATGGCAGCAAGACCGTGTAGGTCAATGATCCTGTTGGGCCAGTGCATTCTGCACTCTAAATAAGTACAGAGGGAATGGAGCAGAAAGGAAATCTCTGACTAATGACTCATCAAGAGGCAATTTGTCAAGCCAGTTTTGCTATGAATTTGGCAGAGTGGCTGTTCAGCATGGGTGAGGCACTGGTTTTAAATTTGACGGTCTTTGAGGTGCTATACTTTTAAGAGTAAGAGGAGGGTGGACAGGTGGGCTCCACTGAAGCAGCCTCTGAGTCAAAGCTGAAATATCATTCTGGGTCAGGGTGAGATTGATAGGTGGGATTAAGTGAAAGGGAGTAAATGGgtgtgttgcttttcttttcctACTGGGAGGGCAATTTCCCAAAGCTTGAAGAGATAGAaatcagcacaaaaaaatttacacaGCCAAGAAGTTCCACAGCAGGATGTCCTTGCTGTAGAGTCGGCATAGAGTTTTTTCTCTCTACCGCTGACTGACTTCCAAGGTGGTGCATGGGATGACAAAAACAGACTCTGCTGTATTATTTGCTAGTACCATATGCCTTAAACCACGTCCTGTGGCACCTGGCAAGCTGTAGTGGAGAGGGTGAAGTTGATCTACAAGAGCAATGCAGCACAATCCAACCACTGTAATTCTAAGTGTGAGGGTAAGGATGTAAAACAGGAAAGACATGCAGCATTTAATGTCTTACTTTTAGAAGATTGCTTGCTGAATAAATTTGCAGGATTGAGAAGTGACAAAATATTTCGTCCAGTTTTCATTAAGTTGTTCTCTTTTTAAACTACTGACTTTCATGGAGTGGGAttctttaaaatgcatattactGTGCTCACCTTTGGTAGAGGTTTAATTAACTTGTGAAAATGGTTTGAGATTTTGTTAAAAGATTTTAGGCTTTGATTTTTTCCTATGAATGTTGAGGTCTGTAATGTTACCATGTTGCCAGCCACTAACAATGCTGATATCAAAGTAATTTGTTTATGCCAGTATGATTATATTTTATCCAAAGAAATGCCTGATGCCACGACTCTTCCTTCATAGCAGACAGCATATAAAactattttctgtgagatatgAAACTTGTGTACCTTCTTGACCTTACAAAGtaacataaataattaattagaCAGTTTCCAGTGTCATTATTTTCTCACAACTCCTGAACTACATGatgtgaaatgttatttttcacttttggcAACAATACTGTTCAAGGgtgaaaaagattattttttttacagttctgtttctgtaaatataatGCAGTATTCAGTCCTCATAATAGCCCTGTTGTATCTGCATATTAAAGACATAATTTGTCTGTAAGTGACCTTTGATCCCTGCAACATAGGCTTTGGGATTTTTGACTCTGCTAATGTCATTCCTTTGAATTTCTTGCTGATATAATTAAAGCCACAAAAACTTGGATAAAGAGAGAAAGTTACAAAGAGTACTTCAGGGTTGAGTCTTCAACTCCCTATTTTCAGCATAATAGTTAAGGTAAGGAAATAGATTTGTAAAATAAAGGCAACAACCGAAACAACAGAATAAGTCCttctgtcatacccttgagaaaaCCTATTTACCACTGAAAAAACCTAAACCTATTTAACCTTATTTGctacagaaaataaatctgtaaatataGTATTATTCTGCCTCCAATGTTTTTCTTCCCACTTAATCACATTGAATTCTGTATTTCCACTTTATCATGCCCAGTTCAGCATTTCCACACAGTTTCACACACAAGTGTGGTCTCCTCTGAATTGTCcatgtttaatattttgccACAAAATGTGGTACcttacaataaacatttgtaattaaatttttcaaatgtttccatttttccagGAGCTAACAATGTTGATACCAAAGTAATTTGTTTATGTCTGCGTgattatattttattgaaatatattttttcctctggTTGAAGTAGCCTTTGTCAATGTCCTGTGACCTACATGTTGATtactttttccaaaatttggtTCCTCAGAAGAAACAATCGTCTTTTACTTTCAACAGTAAAATATTAGAACATTTGTATAATTTCATCAGCATATAGTGCACTTTTTTCAGATTAGTCTTTGACAGGCTTCCCAGAATTTTGTCTAACCATTCCAGTGACACCAGACTTTTTCACTAGAAATTTCTTAACTAggagctttttaatttttacagaaatttacaagaaaaataaaaaatagagcAAGAAACcaccaataaaataaaactaaataacaT encodes:
- the cavin2a gene encoding caveolae-associated protein 2a — its product is MGDDAVQAEQSSLAGPSDSQELQVPSPSPAHSLSPLPPVPLSPGGEGGQVNAITVLTLLDKLVHMLDTVQDNQRKMEQRQVEIEGAVHDIQSDLTKLSKCHSSTSNTVNKLLEKSRKVSLHMKEVNMKMDKQAVQVKKLEANHAHLLRRDNFKVLIFQDENEIPSSVFVKDSVRNSQVVDQEAPGVDANYCQEEGMHTISLSSDEEAGPNGEEDPEEALATRELSSERAEWSRAERLKRSSLKKVDTLKKAFSRQSIEKKMNKISTKIVSPEQREKIKKSFTPNHPKSPSSRSSSFKVSALTFNVKKERSGEASPTTASAGPNGSTDEGHPIIKAESHPPSSPEEVKATILLHHDEDHPTSYSACSLEGELSITENGNTEEGLSTTLQQPDQDKEEEPEVKEDVEAPKQKESHVEGVVQSEGLSVE